One Longimicrobium terrae DNA segment encodes these proteins:
- a CDS encoding ATP-binding protein, whose amino-acid sequence MAVSSEQDPVPSPFLGNGEMCRRCRELDWASTPLGPVHTWPQSLRTAVGMVLASAFPNIVLWGPDLIQIYNDGYIPITGAKHPWALGRPTREVWPEVWHLNGPLFARALAGETASVVDAPYALRRNGPDAPPDETYFTLSFSPIQDERGGVGGVLVTAIETTRDVEARRLQSERETLFRELDVERSRLSFVFRHAPSFLAILRGPEHVFELVNEAYYQLTGHRDVLGRPVLDALPEVRGQGFKELLDNVLATGEPMVGREMPVLLARTPGAEPEQRYIDLNYLPLLDAEGVREGIIAHGMDVTDHVLARREAERLLEDARAARAEAETANRSKSEFLATMSHELRTPINAVMGYTELLELGIGGPVTALQRDHLGRIRASSLHLLGLIDDVLDLAKIEAGQMVVAREPASAAHSVAAAIALVEPQAAVRALVVENRCGEEAARFLGDPDRVRQILANLLSNAVKFTPAGGRIAVDCSVEAQPDPGAWLRDQGPWMCIHVQDTGIGIEAGQLERVFRPFVQADAGHTRAHGGTGLGLSISREYARLMGGDLTARSEPGRGSRFTLWLPTTASAPLERHAVQRPSPGLVAAGKALQAELDDLVAAYRERIRADPAIPMAAPLTAAEIEDHVSSFLADIAQSLVILGETGGHPEMMRDGSDLQRLISERHAAQRARLGWTEDALRAEFGGLKDEVEMVVRRDGSGEPDSAIRLLDQLLDRACEISLRAFRLAAPDQPAEEEDVHARTEKVIQATRRTISHVRDSIAESGAPRPPGGDGGTG is encoded by the coding sequence GTGGCTGTGAGCAGTGAACAGGACCCGGTGCCGAGCCCCTTTCTGGGGAACGGAGAAATGTGCCGGCGGTGCCGTGAACTGGACTGGGCCTCCACGCCGCTGGGTCCGGTTCACACGTGGCCCCAGAGCCTGCGCACCGCCGTGGGAATGGTGCTCGCCTCCGCGTTCCCCAACATCGTGCTGTGGGGGCCGGACCTCATCCAGATCTACAACGACGGCTACATCCCCATCACCGGGGCCAAGCACCCTTGGGCGCTGGGCCGCCCCACGCGCGAGGTGTGGCCGGAGGTGTGGCACCTGAACGGCCCGCTCTTCGCCCGCGCGCTGGCCGGCGAAACCGCGTCCGTCGTCGACGCCCCGTACGCCCTGCGCCGCAACGGCCCCGACGCCCCGCCCGACGAGACGTATTTCACCCTGTCGTTCAGCCCCATCCAGGATGAGCGGGGCGGGGTGGGCGGCGTGCTGGTGACGGCCATTGAGACCACGCGCGACGTGGAGGCCCGGCGGCTGCAGAGCGAGCGCGAAACGCTCTTTCGCGAGCTGGACGTGGAGCGCTCGCGCCTGTCGTTCGTGTTTCGTCACGCGCCGTCGTTTCTGGCCATCCTGCGCGGGCCGGAGCACGTGTTCGAGCTGGTGAACGAGGCGTACTACCAGCTCACGGGACACCGCGACGTGCTTGGCAGGCCGGTGCTGGACGCGCTTCCCGAGGTGCGGGGGCAGGGGTTCAAGGAGCTGCTGGACAACGTGCTGGCCACGGGCGAGCCCATGGTGGGGCGTGAGATGCCGGTGCTGCTGGCGCGCACGCCGGGCGCGGAGCCGGAGCAGCGGTACATCGACCTGAACTACCTTCCCCTGCTGGACGCGGAGGGCGTCCGCGAAGGGATCATCGCGCACGGGATGGACGTGACGGACCACGTGCTGGCCCGCCGCGAAGCCGAACGCCTGCTGGAAGACGCCCGCGCCGCCCGCGCCGAGGCCGAGACCGCCAACCGCTCCAAGAGCGAGTTTCTGGCGACCATGAGCCACGAGCTGCGCACGCCCATCAACGCGGTCATGGGCTACACGGAGCTGCTGGAGCTGGGGATCGGCGGGCCGGTGACGGCGCTGCAGCGCGACCACCTGGGCCGCATCCGCGCCAGCAGCCTGCACCTGCTGGGGCTCATCGACGACGTGCTGGACCTGGCCAAGATCGAGGCCGGGCAGATGGTGGTGGCGCGCGAGCCCGCCTCCGCTGCGCACTCCGTGGCCGCCGCCATCGCGCTGGTGGAGCCGCAGGCGGCTGTCCGCGCGCTGGTGGTGGAGAACCGCTGCGGCGAAGAGGCGGCGCGCTTTCTTGGCGATCCGGACCGCGTGCGGCAGATTCTGGCCAACCTGCTGAGCAACGCGGTCAAGTTCACCCCGGCAGGCGGGCGCATCGCCGTGGACTGCTCGGTGGAGGCGCAGCCCGATCCCGGCGCGTGGCTGCGCGACCAGGGCCCCTGGATGTGCATCCACGTGCAGGACACGGGGATCGGCATTGAGGCGGGGCAGCTGGAGCGCGTGTTCCGTCCCTTCGTGCAGGCGGACGCGGGGCACACGCGGGCGCACGGCGGCACCGGGCTGGGGCTAAGCATCAGCCGCGAGTACGCCCGGCTGATGGGCGGCGACCTTACCGCGCGCAGCGAGCCGGGGCGCGGATCGCGCTTTACCCTGTGGCTCCCCACGACCGCGTCGGCGCCGCTGGAGCGGCACGCGGTACAGCGGCCGTCGCCGGGGCTGGTGGCGGCGGGCAAGGCGCTGCAGGCGGAGCTGGATGACCTGGTGGCCGCCTACCGCGAGCGCATCCGCGCCGATCCCGCCATCCCCATGGCCGCGCCGCTCACTGCGGCCGAGATCGAGGACCACGTTTCGTCGTTTCTGGCGGACATCGCGCAGTCGCTGGTGATTCTGGGCGAAACGGGCGGGCATCCGGAGATGATGCGCGACGGGTCCGATCTGCAGCGGCTGATCTCGGAGCGGCACGCCGCCCAGCGCGCGCGCCTGGGATGGACGGAGGATGCGCTGCGGGCCGAGTTCGGCGGGCTCAAGGACGAAGTGGAGATGGTGGTGCGCCGCGACGGTTCGGGCGAGCCGGATTCCGCGATCCGGCTGCTGGACCAGCTTCTGGATCGCGCGTGCGAAATCAGCCTGCGCGCGTTCCGGCTCGCCGCGCCGGATCAGCCGGCGGAAGAGGAGGACGTGCACGCGCGGACGGAAAAGGTGATCCAGGCGACGCGCCGCACCATCTCGCACGTTCGCGACAGCATCGCCGAGTCCGGTGCGCCGCGCCCGCCCGGCGGGGACGGCGGGACCGGCTGA
- a CDS encoding L,D-transpeptidase family protein — MRKPSVAPVLSVRIDSAVASAGRAPERWDQISAATANSGTYRLPVGRGHSGPSVLRVQVLLNRSLFSAGMLDGVWGRNTQNAVLWYQGREGLARTGIVDSATYARLVQTAADSAMVTVEAHTLTADDVRGPFITIPTDIYEHAKLRCSCYESLSEKLSEQFQTGRNLLRKLNPGVNLDSVAAGDTLFVPAVRAADARAAGEVAQLVVSGTDNYAQALDAGGRILYYFAATLGASYDPSPDGDFYVMSIHDNPWWNYQPKILASVPDDRPSAMIPPGPNSSVGRTWMSLSVPHYGIHGTKSPETIGYAQSAGCVRLTNWDAAFLSRRITPGTPVAFRDTRAGSGPASRNAAPAVRDTVRPAAPATRDTVRRPAPAATPASAPRDTAHHPAATAPRPVTPAAAPRDTIRRAPPAAPASTTAPRPASPAARDTVHRAPAVPSTAPRPAQAAPAPRDTTHRPAPAPRDTARARTTTRRG; from the coding sequence GTGCGAAAGCCCAGCGTGGCGCCGGTGCTGTCCGTGCGCATCGATTCCGCCGTGGCCAGCGCGGGGCGCGCGCCGGAGCGGTGGGACCAGATCAGCGCGGCGACGGCGAATTCGGGCACGTACCGCCTTCCCGTGGGCCGCGGGCATTCCGGCCCGTCGGTGCTGCGCGTGCAGGTGCTGCTGAACCGCTCGCTCTTTTCCGCCGGGATGCTGGACGGCGTGTGGGGGCGCAACACGCAGAACGCGGTGCTCTGGTACCAGGGGCGCGAGGGGCTGGCGCGAACGGGGATCGTGGATTCCGCCACGTACGCGCGCCTGGTGCAGACGGCGGCGGATTCGGCGATGGTGACGGTGGAGGCGCACACGCTGACGGCGGATGACGTGCGAGGACCGTTCATTACCATCCCCACGGACATCTACGAGCACGCCAAGCTGCGCTGCTCGTGCTACGAGTCGCTTTCGGAGAAGTTGTCCGAGCAGTTCCAGACCGGCCGCAACCTGCTGCGCAAGCTGAACCCGGGGGTAAACCTGGACAGCGTGGCCGCGGGCGACACGCTCTTCGTGCCGGCCGTTCGCGCGGCGGATGCGCGCGCCGCGGGCGAGGTAGCGCAACTGGTGGTGTCGGGAACGGACAACTATGCGCAGGCGCTGGATGCCGGCGGCCGCATCCTCTACTACTTCGCGGCCACGCTGGGCGCCAGCTACGATCCCTCGCCGGATGGCGACTTCTACGTGATGTCCATCCACGACAACCCGTGGTGGAACTATCAGCCCAAGATCCTGGCGAGCGTGCCGGACGACCGGCCCAGCGCCATGATTCCGCCGGGACCCAACAGCTCCGTCGGGCGCACGTGGATGAGCCTGTCGGTGCCGCACTACGGGATTCACGGCACCAAGTCGCCGGAGACCATCGGCTATGCGCAGAGCGCCGGGTGCGTGCGGCTGACCAACTGGGACGCGGCCTTCCTGAGCCGGCGCATCACGCCCGGCACGCCCGTGGCCTTTCGCGACACGCGCGCCGGCAGCGGACCCGCCTCGCGCAACGCCGCCCCCGCGGTGCGCGACACCGTGCGTCCCGCCGCTCCGGCCACCCGCGACACCGTCCGCCGCCCCGCGCCGGCCGCGACTCCTGCGTCGGCGCCGCGCGACACCGCGCACCATCCCGCGGCCACCGCCCCTCGTCCGGTTACGCCCGCCGCCGCTCCGCGCGACACGATCCGCCGCGCGCCGCCCGCGGCTCCTGCATCGACGACCGCGCCGCGTCCTGCGAGCCCGGCCGCGCGCGACACCGTCCACCGTGCCCCGGCGGTGCCCTCGACCGCACCCCGTCCCGCGCAGGCGGCACCCGCGCCACGCGACACCACGCATCGCCCGGCACCCGCGCCGAGGGACACGGCACGCGCCCGCACGACGACGCGGCGCGGCTGA
- a CDS encoding M2 family metallopeptidase encodes MQRILSAGLGVLAMAAAAACAPPRTPAPAPAPQPASTGTAAAAATPGEAAEFIAQTEAELRGLSLLANQAGWTAATFITVDTEAMSAEAQKNLAVAVQVRALAARRFDDVALPADQRRKLNLLKLALVAPPPGNPEEAAELSRLQASMGADYGRGQYCRTGGECLDIGAVARIMATSRNEAELRDVWRGWNAVGAPMRPRYTRFVELSNKGAAELGHRDTGAMWRAGYDMPADEFSAEVERLWQQVRPLYVSLHAYVRQRLAQQYGPNVVPANGLIPAHLLGNVWAQEWGNIYPLVAPRNAAGPGYDLTELIEAKKLDAVQMTRFGERFFTSMGFDSLPATFWQRSQLVQPADHEVVCHASAWDIDDEQDVRIKMCITPTAEDFVTIHHELGHNFYQRAYRGQPMLFRNGANDGFHEAIGDAVALSITPDYLRQVGLLNRVPPAAADTALLLRQAMDKVAFLPFGLMVDKWRWGVFSGEITPANYNAAWWELRNRYQGIAAPVARSEADFDPGAKYHIPANTPYMRYFLARVLQFQFYRSLCREAGYTGPLHRCSFYGSKAAGAKLQAMLEAGQSRPWQETLYLATGERTMDAGAMLEYFAPLKEWLDRQNQGKPVGW; translated from the coding sequence ATGCAACGTATCCTGTCCGCGGGACTGGGCGTGCTGGCGATGGCGGCCGCGGCCGCATGCGCCCCGCCGCGCACCCCGGCGCCGGCCCCCGCGCCGCAGCCGGCCTCCACCGGCACCGCCGCCGCCGCCGCCACCCCGGGCGAGGCCGCCGAGTTCATCGCGCAGACCGAGGCCGAGCTTCGCGGGCTGTCCCTGCTCGCCAACCAGGCCGGCTGGACCGCCGCCACCTTCATTACGGTGGACACCGAAGCCATGTCGGCCGAGGCGCAGAAGAACCTGGCCGTCGCCGTGCAGGTCCGCGCGCTGGCGGCCCGCCGCTTCGACGACGTGGCCCTGCCCGCCGACCAGCGCCGCAAGCTGAACCTGCTCAAGCTGGCGCTGGTGGCGCCGCCTCCGGGCAATCCGGAAGAGGCGGCCGAGCTTTCGCGCCTGCAGGCCAGCATGGGGGCCGACTATGGCCGCGGGCAGTACTGCCGTACGGGCGGCGAGTGCCTGGACATCGGCGCCGTGGCGCGCATCATGGCCACCAGCCGCAACGAGGCCGAACTGCGCGACGTGTGGCGGGGATGGAACGCCGTGGGCGCGCCCATGCGGCCGCGCTACACCCGCTTCGTGGAGCTTTCCAACAAGGGCGCGGCCGAGCTGGGCCACCGTGACACTGGGGCCATGTGGCGCGCCGGCTACGACATGCCCGCCGACGAGTTTTCGGCCGAGGTGGAGCGGCTGTGGCAGCAGGTGCGCCCGCTGTACGTGTCGCTGCACGCCTACGTGCGCCAGCGGCTGGCGCAGCAGTACGGGCCGAACGTGGTGCCGGCGAACGGGCTGATCCCCGCGCACCTGCTGGGCAACGTGTGGGCGCAGGAGTGGGGCAACATCTACCCGCTGGTGGCGCCGAGGAACGCCGCCGGCCCGGGGTACGACCTGACGGAGCTGATCGAGGCCAAGAAGCTGGACGCGGTGCAGATGACGCGGTTCGGCGAGCGCTTCTTTACGTCGATGGGCTTCGATTCGCTCCCGGCCACCTTCTGGCAGCGCTCGCAGCTGGTGCAGCCGGCGGACCACGAAGTCGTGTGCCACGCCAGCGCGTGGGACATCGACGACGAGCAGGACGTGCGCATCAAGATGTGCATCACGCCCACGGCGGAGGACTTCGTCACCATCCACCACGAACTGGGGCACAACTTCTACCAGCGCGCGTATCGCGGGCAGCCGATGCTGTTCCGCAACGGCGCCAATGACGGCTTTCACGAGGCCATCGGCGACGCGGTGGCGCTGAGCATTACGCCGGACTACCTGCGGCAGGTGGGGCTGCTGAACCGCGTGCCCCCGGCGGCGGCGGACACGGCGCTGCTGCTGCGGCAGGCGATGGACAAGGTGGCGTTCCTGCCGTTCGGGCTGATGGTGGACAAGTGGCGCTGGGGCGTGTTCAGCGGCGAGATCACGCCGGCCAACTACAACGCGGCGTGGTGGGAGCTTCGCAACCGCTACCAGGGGATCGCGGCGCCGGTGGCGCGTTCGGAGGCGGACTTTGACCCGGGCGCCAAGTACCACATTCCGGCCAACACGCCGTACATGCGCTACTTCCTGGCGCGGGTGCTCCAGTTCCAGTTCTACCGCTCGCTGTGCCGCGAGGCGGGGTACACCGGGCCGCTGCACCGCTGCTCGTTCTACGGCAGCAAGGCGGCGGGCGCGAAGCTGCAGGCCATGCTGGAGGCGGGGCAGAGCCGTCCGTGGCAGGAAACGCTTTACCTGGCCACCGGCGAGCGCACGATGGATGCGGGCGCGATGCTGGAGTACTTTGCGCCGCTCAAGGAATGGCTGGACCGGCAGAACCAGGGCAAGCCCGTCGGCTGGTGA
- a CDS encoding ATP-binding protein, translated as MSPEANPEMKAAPPAPAGRASRILLLMDQRENGSLLAAELSRDHDLIASGADDALEGDFDLCILDGRALDRLWERVQARKAREQPTLLPVLLVTSRPGVKMITRHVWRSVDELIITPIEKPELRARVAILLRARTLSLELREREAEARAMARALEERANQMEAQAVRLEAQTRELRWSAEQLAERTAAAEEANRVKSQFLATMSHELRTPLNAIGGYTELLEMGVRGPVTDQQRDDLLRIQASQRHLLGLINEVLNYAKLETGVVQYELADVPVREVVASAEALVSPQARVKGLHLNVVLRDPGMVVRADADKLLQVLANLLSNAVKFTESGGRVGLWCGVVDRAGLFRVTDTGIGIPADKLDDIFEPFVQVRSDLTRTAEGTGLGLAISRDLARGMGGELLAESVVGEGSTFTLTLPCGPPD; from the coding sequence GTGTCCCCGGAAGCGAACCCGGAGATGAAGGCCGCGCCTCCGGCTCCCGCGGGCCGCGCCAGCCGCATCCTTCTGCTGATGGACCAGCGGGAGAACGGCTCGCTGCTGGCCGCGGAGCTGTCGCGCGACCACGACCTGATCGCCTCCGGCGCGGACGACGCGCTGGAGGGGGACTTTGACCTCTGCATTCTGGACGGCCGCGCGCTGGACCGGCTGTGGGAGCGGGTGCAGGCCCGCAAGGCGCGCGAGCAGCCCACGCTGCTTCCCGTCCTTCTCGTCACGTCGCGCCCGGGGGTCAAGATGATTACCCGGCACGTGTGGCGCAGCGTGGACGAGCTGATCATCACCCCCATCGAAAAGCCGGAGCTGCGGGCGCGCGTGGCCATTCTGCTGCGGGCGCGCACGCTTTCGCTGGAGTTGCGGGAGCGCGAGGCCGAGGCGCGCGCGATGGCCCGGGCGCTGGAAGAGCGGGCCAACCAGATGGAGGCCCAGGCGGTGCGGCTGGAGGCGCAGACGCGCGAACTGCGGTGGAGCGCCGAGCAGCTGGCGGAGCGCACCGCCGCCGCCGAAGAGGCCAACCGGGTGAAGAGCCAGTTTCTGGCGACGATGAGCCACGAACTGCGCACTCCGCTCAACGCCATCGGCGGGTACACGGAGCTGCTGGAGATGGGGGTGCGCGGCCCCGTGACCGACCAGCAGCGCGACGACCTGCTGCGCATTCAGGCCAGCCAGCGGCACCTGCTGGGGCTCATCAACGAGGTGCTGAACTACGCCAAGCTGGAAACGGGCGTGGTGCAGTACGAACTTGCCGACGTTCCCGTCCGCGAGGTGGTGGCCAGCGCCGAGGCGCTGGTCTCGCCCCAGGCGCGGGTGAAGGGGCTGCACCTGAACGTGGTGCTGCGCGATCCGGGGATGGTGGTGCGCGCGGACGCCGACAAGCTGCTGCAGGTGCTGGCCAATCTGCTTTCCAACGCGGTGAAGTTCACGGAGAGCGGCGGGCGCGTGGGGCTGTGGTGCGGCGTGGTGGACCGCGCGGGGCTGTTTCGCGTAACGGACACCGGCATCGGCATTCCGGCGGACAAGCTGGACGACATCTTTGAGCCGTTCGTGCAGGTGCGGTCGGACCTGACGCGCACGGCGGAGGGCACGGGGCTGGGGCTGGCCATCAGCCGCGACCTGGCCCGGGGGATGGGCGGCGAGCTGCTGGCCGAAAGCGTGGTGGGCGAGGGAAGCACATTCACCCTCACGCTCCCCTGCGGTCCACCGGATTAA
- a CDS encoding YciI family protein: MRFMLMIYPDATAEDGAMPDAAAVAEMMKYNEELASAGVLLALDGLHPTSEGARIYFEEGRARVVDGPFSEAREVVGGYWLLQVKSKEEAVEWARRCPAGTARFLELRRVFDMADFPADVQEAGDSALVRETVEKHAAPPQG, from the coding sequence ATGCGGTTCATGCTGATGATCTATCCCGACGCCACCGCCGAGGACGGCGCCATGCCGGATGCCGCCGCCGTGGCGGAAATGATGAAGTACAACGAGGAACTCGCCAGCGCGGGCGTGCTGCTGGCGCTGGACGGCCTGCACCCCACGTCCGAGGGCGCGCGCATCTACTTCGAGGAGGGCCGGGCGCGCGTAGTGGACGGGCCGTTCAGCGAGGCGCGCGAGGTGGTTGGCGGGTACTGGCTGCTGCAGGTGAAGTCCAAGGAAGAAGCGGTCGAGTGGGCGCGCCGCTGCCCCGCCGGCACCGCGCGCTTTCTGGAACTGCGCCGCGTATTCGACATGGCCGACTTCCCCGCCGACGTCCAGGAAGCCGGAGACAGCGCCCTCGTCCGCGAGACCGTGGAGAAGCACGCCGCGCCCCCGCAGGGATAG
- a CDS encoding serine/threonine-protein kinase, which yields MTTPGFERLMVGRTLAGRYEVLELIGSGGMSVVFRGLDHTLGREVAVKVVSLAPASDEILATLRERFRREAASAARIQHPNVVGIFDYGTDAELELDFIVMELLRGRDLKDALAGGPLPHPEAVRILMDAARGVAAGHRAGILHRDVKPANVFLVGDRDNVEAVRILDFGIAKALEEDPEQRALTTIGHLPHSPAYAAPEQLDASAAISPASDVYQLGLIGYEMLAGRRAYTEDERARIRGGAEVPLPRTEAWATVPAGICSVIHRALRPKAKERYADAAAFAEALAQAQEHDATVLNVAPVVVAPEADTTQLAESVPAVAAAPVPVTEPVAVVVDPVPAASTPRVPPPIALEPSISGVPVSRPGTAFNVRKSPAVWILPVLLLLAVVVWAARRGGGDPESAIATTAPAEADTGRLAQMDGDFLKLEGQAAAAAPATPAPSVPGADPATTGGVSPAIAVPAATVPTGADVLARAKVEIEAGVRDLNQAWVDGELQRHVSHYASRVDYYNSRRLPRASVLRDRRRDLRKYEQRQITLRGVQVQFVEPDRARVLVDKEWVFGGDSGVRQGRGTQEYVMKRDEDDGKWYVVSEQLLTTNEARVPASR from the coding sequence TTGACCACTCCCGGATTCGAGCGGCTGATGGTGGGCCGCACGCTGGCGGGCCGGTACGAGGTCCTGGAACTCATCGGCAGCGGCGGAATGAGCGTGGTGTTCCGCGGGCTGGACCACACGCTGGGCCGCGAAGTCGCCGTCAAGGTGGTGTCGCTGGCCCCCGCCTCCGACGAGATCCTGGCCACCCTGCGCGAGCGCTTCCGCCGCGAGGCCGCGAGCGCCGCGCGCATCCAGCACCCCAACGTGGTCGGCATCTTCGACTACGGAACGGACGCGGAGCTGGAGCTGGACTTCATCGTCATGGAGCTGCTGCGGGGGCGCGACCTCAAGGACGCGCTCGCGGGCGGGCCCCTGCCCCACCCCGAAGCCGTCCGCATTCTGATGGATGCGGCGCGCGGCGTGGCGGCCGGGCACCGCGCCGGCATTCTGCACCGCGACGTGAAGCCGGCCAACGTCTTTCTGGTGGGCGACCGCGACAACGTGGAGGCGGTGCGCATCCTGGACTTCGGGATCGCCAAGGCGCTGGAGGAAGATCCGGAGCAGCGCGCGCTGACCACCATCGGCCATCTGCCGCATTCGCCCGCGTACGCCGCGCCGGAGCAGCTGGACGCCAGCGCCGCCATCTCACCCGCGTCGGACGTGTACCAGCTGGGGCTGATCGGCTACGAGATGCTGGCCGGCCGCCGCGCGTACACGGAGGATGAGCGCGCGCGCATCCGCGGCGGCGCCGAGGTGCCGCTGCCGCGCACGGAGGCGTGGGCCACCGTCCCCGCCGGCATCTGCTCCGTCATCCACCGCGCGCTGCGTCCGAAGGCCAAGGAGCGCTACGCGGACGCCGCCGCTTTTGCCGAGGCGCTGGCCCAGGCGCAGGAGCACGACGCCACGGTGCTGAACGTGGCCCCGGTCGTGGTGGCGCCGGAAGCGGACACGACGCAGCTGGCGGAATCCGTCCCCGCGGTCGCGGCGGCGCCGGTACCCGTGACGGAGCCGGTGGCCGTGGTGGTGGATCCCGTCCCGGCTGCCTCCACGCCGCGGGTGCCGCCGCCGATCGCGCTGGAGCCGTCCATTTCCGGCGTCCCCGTGTCGCGGCCGGGCACCGCGTTCAACGTGCGGAAGTCGCCGGCGGTGTGGATCCTTCCGGTGCTCCTGCTGCTGGCCGTGGTCGTCTGGGCCGCGCGCCGCGGCGGAGGCGATCCGGAATCCGCCATCGCGACGACGGCACCGGCGGAGGCGGATACGGGGCGGCTGGCGCAGATGGACGGGGACTTTCTGAAGCTGGAGGGGCAGGCCGCGGCCGCCGCGCCCGCCACTCCCGCGCCCTCCGTTCCCGGCGCCGATCCGGCGACGACGGGCGGCGTGTCGCCCGCGATCGCGGTGCCCGCCGCCACGGTGCCGACCGGCGCGGACGTGCTGGCCCGCGCCAAGGTGGAGATCGAGGCCGGGGTGCGCGACCTGAACCAGGCGTGGGTGGATGGCGAGCTGCAGCGCCACGTGAGCCACTACGCCAGCCGGGTGGACTACTACAACTCGCGCCGGCTCCCGCGCGCGAGCGTGCTCCGCGACCGCCGGCGCGACCTGCGCAAGTACGAGCAGCGGCAGATTACCCTGCGCGGGGTCCAGGTGCAGTTCGTGGAGCCGGACCGTGCGCGGGTGCTGGTGGACAAGGAGTGGGTGTTCGGCGGGGACTCGGGGGTGCGGCAGGGGCGCGGCACGCAGGAGTACGTGATGAAGCGGGACGAGGATGACGGGAAGTGGTACGTCGTCTCCGAGCAGCTCCTGACCACCAACGAAGCACGCGTCCCGGCGTCGCGGTAA
- a CDS encoding L,D-transpeptidase family protein produces MKMQRRSLAVLLALAVSACGDGNDAGAAKQTAEPAQQPDPNAAQNAAQVAWDRRVARMSAEELQRARMDESWMEVVQLDPIPGGRNERPNPEKWEQIAMQTVNSLPQHVPLYGDVGGPSVLRTQILLDRALFSPGIMDGNWGKNTAEALYWFQKREGIPATARLDSLTFERLKTAGGSPTELVVARTLSAEDVAGPFTKIPDDIYEHAKLECSCYETLTEKLSEQFHITPDLLQKLNPGVAVDGLRQGQKLNVPAVRNDDAQGRGTVAKLVVSGRGTYLHAEDASGKILYHFPSTLGGQYSPSPRGDFRVRTVTQDPAWHYQPDILVGVPDSEADAMIPKGPNVAVGKVWMALSEPHYGIHGTAEPQTIGYASSNGCVRLTNWDVEFLSRHVRPNTPVEFRDISGQKQAEDPANAEAGASSGAAKAAAPASGSRAATGARGGSTRAGAAAADTPARPSTRTGNTTRGGTGARGTSSTGSGGSSSTSGAAGGTRASTSGGTSAERPKQDEHAGHNPH; encoded by the coding sequence ATGAAGATGCAACGACGTTCGCTCGCCGTGCTCCTGGCGCTGGCCGTTTCCGCGTGCGGAGACGGCAACGACGCGGGCGCGGCCAAGCAGACCGCCGAGCCGGCGCAGCAGCCGGACCCCAATGCCGCGCAGAACGCCGCGCAGGTGGCCTGGGACCGGCGCGTGGCGCGGATGTCCGCCGAGGAACTGCAGCGCGCGCGGATGGACGAGTCGTGGATGGAAGTGGTTCAGCTGGATCCCATTCCGGGCGGCCGCAACGAGCGGCCCAATCCGGAAAAGTGGGAGCAGATCGCCATGCAGACCGTCAACAGCCTGCCGCAGCACGTGCCGCTGTACGGCGACGTGGGCGGCCCGTCGGTGCTGCGGACGCAGATTCTGCTGGACCGCGCACTGTTCTCGCCCGGCATCATGGACGGCAACTGGGGAAAGAATACCGCCGAGGCGCTGTACTGGTTTCAGAAGCGCGAAGGAATTCCCGCCACCGCGCGGCTGGATTCCCTCACCTTCGAACGGCTGAAGACGGCCGGCGGCAGCCCGACGGAACTGGTCGTGGCCCGCACGCTTTCCGCCGAAGACGTCGCGGGGCCCTTCACAAAGATCCCCGACGACATCTACGAGCACGCCAAGCTGGAATGCTCGTGCTACGAGACGCTGACCGAGAAGCTGAGCGAGCAGTTCCACATCACGCCTGATCTGCTGCAGAAGCTGAACCCGGGCGTGGCCGTCGACGGCCTGCGCCAGGGGCAGAAGCTGAACGTGCCCGCCGTGCGCAACGACGACGCCCAGGGCCGCGGCACCGTGGCCAAGCTGGTCGTTTCCGGCCGCGGCACGTACCTGCACGCCGAAGACGCCAGCGGAAAGATTCTCTATCACTTCCCGTCCACGCTGGGCGGCCAGTACTCGCCCTCGCCGCGCGGCGACTTCCGCGTGCGCACGGTGACGCAGGACCCGGCCTGGCACTACCAGCCCGACATCCTGGTGGGCGTGCCGGACAGCGAGGCCGACGCCATGATCCCCAAGGGCCCCAACGTGGCCGTGGGCAAGGTGTGGATGGCGCTCTCCGAGCCGCACTACGGCATTCACGGCACCGCCGAGCCGCAGACCATCGGCTACGCGTCGTCCAATGGCTGCGTGCGGCTGACCAACTGGGACGTGGAGTTCCTGAGCCGCCACGTGCGCCCCAACACGCCGGTGGAGTTCCGCGACATCAGCGGCCAGAAGCAGGCGGAAGACCCCGCCAACGCCGAAGCGGGCGCCTCGTCCGGCGCGGCCAAGGCGGCGGCCCCGGCGTCCGGCTCGCGCGCCGCGACCGGCGCGCGCGGCGGATCCACCCGCGCGGGCGCCGCGGCGGCGGACACGCCCGCCCGCCCCTCCACGCGGACGGGAAACACGACGCGCGGCGGCACCGGCGCTCGCGGCACGTCGTCGACGGGGAGCGGCGGATCCTCGTCCACCTCGGGCGCGGCCGGCGGAACGCGGGCGTCCACCTCCGGCGGCACGTCCGCGGAGCGTCCGAAGCAGGATGAGCACGCGGGCCACAATCCCCACTGA